In Aegilops tauschii subsp. strangulata cultivar AL8/78 chromosome 3, Aet v6.0, whole genome shotgun sequence, one genomic interval encodes:
- the LOC109732330 gene encoding disease resistance protein BAK6 — protein MATQSGAALLLAGLLALATIASSNTEGDILYMQRQAWRDPNNVLRSWDPTLFNPCTWLHVTCNSDNSVTRVDLVDAGISGTLIPELGGLKNLQYLELFTNNISGSIPTTLGNLTSLVTLDLYDNLLTGAIPASLANIRTLRFLRLYRNKLSGGIPARLGRLMKLVKLNLEDNMLTGTVPLEVLSLLLVGDLAELNVANNNLAGTGQSSEPRMAVVIQDALKTTG, from the exons ATGGCAACTCAGAGTGGGGCAGcactcctcctcgccggcctccTTGCTCTTGCAACCATCGCCAGCAGCAATACTGAAG GCGACATCCTTTACATGCAAAGGCAGGCGTGGAGGGACCCCAACAATGTGCTGCGGAGCTGGGATCCGACCCTTTTCAACCCCTGCACTTGGCTCCATGTCACCTGCAACAGCGACAACTCCGTCACCCGAGT GGATTTGGTGGATGCAGGCATCTCAGGCACCCTGATCCCTGAGTTGGGAGGACTGAAGAACCTTCAGTACCT GGAGCTTTTTACGAACAACATTAGTGGATCCATACCAACAACCCTCGGCAACCTGACAAGCCTGGTCACCCTTGATCTCTACGACAACCTTCTCACAGGCGCGATACCAGCCTCGCTTGCCAACATCAGGACGCTGCGTTTTCT GAGGCTGTATCGGAATAAACTGTCAGGAGGTATACCCGCACGGCTGGGCCGTCTAATGAAGCTTGTCAAGTTGAATCTTGAGGATAATATGCTGACTGGCACGGTGCCGCTGGAGGTCCTCTCTCTTCTTCTCGTAGGGGACTTGGCTGAACT AAATGTTGCGAACAACAATCTTGCCGGCACTGGCCAATCATCTGAACCAAGAA TGGCTGTGGTCATCCAGGACGCGCTCAAGACTACAGGCTGA
- the LOC109732329 gene encoding disease resistance protein BAK6 isoform X2 gives MEAQTGAALLLACLLALATIASSNTEGDILYSQRQVWKDPNNVLTSWDPTLVNPCTWFHVTCNNVNSVIRVDLGNAGISGTLIPQLGQLKNLQYLELYANNMSGPIPTTLGNLTRLVSLDLYDNHLTGVIPSSLGAVGRLRFLRLHGNKLAGVIPASLGRLTKLVELELQENMLTGTVPLEVLSLVLVGDLTELNVAKNNLAGTIKSSKPRVATVIQDTLKTTL, from the exons ATGGAAGCTCAGACCGGAGCAGcactcctcctcgcctgcctGCTCGCTCTTGCAACCATTGCCAGCAGCAACACTGAAG GCGACATCCTTTACTCGCAAAGGCAGGTGTGGAAGGACCCCAACAACGTGCTGACGAGCTGGGATCCCACGCTTGTCAACCCCTGCACTTGGTTCCATGTCACCTGCAACAACGTTAACTCCGTCATCCGAGT GGATTTGGGGAACGCGGGCATCTCAGGCACCCTGATTCCTCAACTGGGACAACTGAAGAACCTGCAGTACCT GGAGCTGTACGCGAACAATATGAGTGGACCAATACCAACAACCCTGGGCAACCTGACACGCCTGGTCAGCCTTGATCTCTACGACAACCATCTCACCGGCGTGATACCTTCCTCGCTTGGGGCAGTCGGGAGACTGCGTTTCTT GAGGTTGCATGGGAACAAACTGGCGGGAGTTATCCCGGCGTCGTTGGGCCGTCTGACGAAGCTTGTCGAGCTGGAGCTTCAGGAGAACATGCTGACCGGCACGGTGCCGCTGGAGGTCCTCTCCCTTGTTCTTGTCGGGGACTTGACTGAACT AAATGTTGCGAAAAACAATCTGGCCGGCACTATCAAATCTTCTAAACCAAGAG TGGCTACTGTGATCCAAGACACGCTCAAGACTACACTCTGA
- the LOC109732329 gene encoding disease resistance protein BAK6 isoform X1 has translation MEAQTGAALLLACLLALATIASSNTEGDILYSQRQVWKDPNNVLTSWDPTLVNPCTWFHVTCNNVNSVIRVDLGNAGISGTLIPQLGQLKNLQYLELYANNMSGPIPTTLGNLTRLVSLDLYDNHLTGVIPSSLGAVGRLRFLRLHGNKLAGVIPASLGRLTKLVELELQENMLTGTVPLEVLSLVLVGDLTELNVAKNNLAGTIKSSKPRGRDAYICDLQLSKD, from the exons ATGGAAGCTCAGACCGGAGCAGcactcctcctcgcctgcctGCTCGCTCTTGCAACCATTGCCAGCAGCAACACTGAAG GCGACATCCTTTACTCGCAAAGGCAGGTGTGGAAGGACCCCAACAACGTGCTGACGAGCTGGGATCCCACGCTTGTCAACCCCTGCACTTGGTTCCATGTCACCTGCAACAACGTTAACTCCGTCATCCGAGT GGATTTGGGGAACGCGGGCATCTCAGGCACCCTGATTCCTCAACTGGGACAACTGAAGAACCTGCAGTACCT GGAGCTGTACGCGAACAATATGAGTGGACCAATACCAACAACCCTGGGCAACCTGACACGCCTGGTCAGCCTTGATCTCTACGACAACCATCTCACCGGCGTGATACCTTCCTCGCTTGGGGCAGTCGGGAGACTGCGTTTCTT GAGGTTGCATGGGAACAAACTGGCGGGAGTTATCCCGGCGTCGTTGGGCCGTCTGACGAAGCTTGTCGAGCTGGAGCTTCAGGAGAACATGCTGACCGGCACGGTGCCGCTGGAGGTCCTCTCCCTTGTTCTTGTCGGGGACTTGACTGAACT AAATGTTGCGAAAAACAATCTGGCCGGCACTATCAAATCTTCTAAACCAAGAGGTAGGGATGCATATATTTGTGATCTGCAGCTCTCTAAAGATTAA